The following proteins are encoded in a genomic region of Haloarcula marina:
- a CDS encoding PAS domain S-box protein, with amino-acid sequence MSDASLTAALRETLSLFEESGMPQTTTEVATKLDLGRRSTYERLDRLVDRDRLETKAVGANGRVWWRPPISTGPASVLDRPLAADSLVGHVLDDAEVGVFVLDADFEVAWINEATTRYFGLERAAVLGRDKRTLVEEHLASRVEDGPFPEAVLEAYDDNTYIEGFECRVTAGPGRDERWLEHRSSPIEEGVYEGGRVEVYYDITDRKRTEESLRENVEQFESLVNAVEEYAIFQVDTDGSVQTWNAGAAEIKGYDAEEILGEHFSTFYTEADRDANRPGRNLDAAAEAGVLEEEGWRVRADGSRFWAHVTITPIRDDRGELQGYAKVTRDMTTRRENERARQREHALLERVQEVSPIGIGIFDEDGALQRSNERFGDLLGRDEESLEYQLGDQRVLDADGDVVPPSERPAQKALSTGESVFDQRLYVECSDGRDRWISVNAKPLGGERGGVVATMTDVTRLKEQSDRLERQRDDLESELESVLDRVDDGFFALTEDLRLTYVNDRASDFLGRPASQLVDEHLFDVLELGEDAVSAFETARETQTATSVEAFHDPTERWLELFIYPDDDGLSVYFRDVTERRRRERELERYEQLVETVWDGVYALDEDGRLVLVNEAFCDLVGYERSSLLGNRPEQVVGESVTDLVSCTVDERQTESALETVVETADGDSVPVEARFGPFEYDHGRLGRCGVARDVTERKRFEETLVALYEFSKRLFDAESVTDVDELVVEGVAEVLDLPGVAVYRYDATADELSPVASSVADGFMRGGRLPPVAPDDSSLTGHAYDSREVHAFDDITTSPYLQATETAMRSGVFVPVGDHGVLVAGAPEVAAIDDDTRQLLELLGTNAATAYDRVEREARLREHERRLERQRESLAALNNLHDTVRGITDAVISQSTRAEIEQTVCSRLVESDTFEFAWVGDVDPASQTLNVRAESGVEGYLDEVTVSTDPDEPTGRGPAGTALRTGEMQVTQDVLNDPDFEPWADAADRFGYRSVAAIPLTNDGSMYGMLGLYASRPNTFDDTVRTVVGQLGEIVGHAIAATERKRALTSDEVVELTFQIRDVFDAVDVDASPTGTIRIEHAIPTGGDEFLVFGQADAEAVETLEALVAGLSHWTDLTIRAEAEGVVRYELTLVEPPVLSNVASRGGYVDAARIEAGDYQMVIHLPPGANVREVTDVVQAAYPAADLLKSQQVTREEDTAQRVQSALTDDLTDRQRTTLEAAFHSGFFEWPRDASGEDVADSLGVSAPTFHQHLRKAQRKVLAALLRSSLTE; translated from the coding sequence ATGTCCGACGCATCGCTCACAGCGGCGCTCCGAGAGACGCTCTCGCTCTTCGAGGAATCCGGGATGCCGCAGACGACCACCGAGGTCGCAACGAAACTGGACCTCGGTCGACGGAGCACCTACGAGCGTTTGGACCGACTCGTCGACCGCGACCGACTCGAGACGAAGGCGGTCGGTGCGAACGGTCGCGTCTGGTGGCGGCCACCGATATCGACGGGTCCTGCCTCGGTGCTGGACCGGCCGCTCGCCGCGGACTCGCTCGTCGGGCACGTCCTCGACGACGCCGAGGTGGGCGTGTTCGTCCTCGATGCAGACTTCGAAGTCGCGTGGATAAACGAGGCGACGACACGCTACTTCGGCCTCGAACGAGCGGCAGTCCTCGGTCGGGACAAGCGCACACTCGTCGAAGAGCACCTCGCGTCGCGCGTCGAGGACGGACCGTTCCCCGAGGCCGTCCTCGAGGCGTACGACGACAACACGTACATCGAGGGGTTCGAGTGCCGCGTGACCGCGGGGCCTGGCCGCGACGAACGATGGCTCGAACATCGGAGCAGCCCCATCGAGGAGGGTGTGTACGAAGGTGGTCGCGTGGAGGTGTACTACGACATCACCGACCGGAAGCGAACGGAGGAGTCACTCCGGGAGAACGTAGAACAGTTCGAATCGCTCGTCAACGCAGTCGAGGAGTACGCCATCTTCCAAGTCGATACGGACGGGTCCGTCCAAACGTGGAACGCTGGGGCGGCCGAAATCAAAGGATACGACGCCGAGGAGATTCTCGGCGAACACTTCTCGACGTTCTACACCGAAGCGGACCGGGACGCGAACCGTCCGGGGCGCAACCTCGACGCCGCGGCCGAAGCGGGCGTACTCGAAGAGGAGGGGTGGCGGGTTCGCGCCGACGGGTCCCGTTTCTGGGCGCACGTCACGATTACGCCGATTCGAGACGACAGGGGCGAACTCCAAGGATACGCGAAGGTCACGCGCGACATGACGACTCGACGCGAGAACGAACGGGCGCGCCAGCGGGAACACGCACTGCTCGAGCGGGTACAGGAGGTCAGCCCGATCGGAATCGGCATCTTCGACGAAGACGGCGCGTTACAACGGTCCAACGAGCGGTTCGGCGACTTGCTCGGGCGAGACGAGGAGTCGCTGGAGTACCAACTCGGCGACCAGCGTGTGCTGGACGCCGATGGCGACGTGGTACCTCCGTCCGAGCGGCCAGCCCAGAAAGCCCTCTCGACGGGTGAGTCGGTCTTCGACCAGCGACTGTACGTCGAGTGTTCCGACGGTCGCGACCGTTGGATATCGGTGAACGCGAAACCGCTGGGCGGGGAGCGGGGCGGCGTCGTCGCCACGATGACCGACGTGACGAGACTGAAAGAGCAGTCAGACCGTCTCGAGCGCCAGCGGGACGACCTGGAGAGCGAACTCGAATCGGTGCTGGACCGGGTCGACGACGGGTTCTTCGCGCTCACGGAGGACCTCCGACTCACGTACGTCAACGACCGGGCGAGCGACTTCCTGGGTCGCCCGGCGAGCCAACTCGTCGACGAACACCTCTTCGACGTCCTCGAACTCGGGGAGGACGCGGTATCGGCCTTCGAGACGGCCCGCGAGACGCAGACGGCCACCTCTGTGGAGGCGTTCCACGACCCGACCGAACGCTGGCTCGAACTGTTCATCTACCCGGACGATGATGGGTTGTCGGTGTACTTCCGTGACGTCACCGAACGGCGACGACGGGAGCGGGAACTGGAGCGGTACGAACAACTCGTGGAGACGGTCTGGGACGGCGTCTACGCGCTGGACGAGGACGGCCGACTGGTGCTCGTCAACGAGGCGTTCTGTGACCTCGTCGGGTACGAGCGGTCGTCGCTGCTGGGCAACCGGCCCGAACAGGTCGTGGGTGAATCGGTCACCGACCTCGTCTCGTGTACGGTCGACGAGAGACAGACGGAGAGCGCCCTCGAGACAGTGGTCGAGACTGCCGACGGCGACAGCGTCCCGGTCGAGGCCCGCTTCGGTCCCTTCGAGTACGACCATGGGCGACTCGGTCGCTGTGGCGTCGCTCGCGACGTGACCGAGCGAAAGCGCTTCGAGGAGACGCTGGTCGCACTGTACGAGTTCTCGAAGCGGTTGTTCGACGCTGAGTCGGTGACCGACGTCGACGAACTGGTCGTCGAGGGCGTCGCGGAGGTGCTCGACTTACCCGGCGTCGCGGTGTATCGGTACGACGCGACGGCCGACGAACTGTCCCCGGTCGCTAGCTCGGTGGCCGACGGGTTCATGCGCGGGGGTCGACTGCCGCCGGTCGCGCCCGACGACAGCAGTCTCACGGGCCACGCCTACGACAGTCGCGAGGTCCACGCCTTCGACGACATCACCACCTCGCCGTACCTCCAGGCGACGGAGACGGCGATGCGCAGCGGGGTCTTCGTCCCCGTCGGCGACCACGGCGTTCTCGTCGCGGGGGCCCCGGAGGTAGCGGCTATCGACGACGACACCCGACAGCTCCTCGAGTTGCTCGGCACGAACGCGGCGACGGCGTACGACCGCGTCGAACGTGAGGCCCGACTCCGTGAGCACGAACGGCGACTGGAACGCCAGCGGGAATCACTCGCCGCGCTCAACAACCTCCACGACACCGTCCGCGGTATCACCGATGCGGTCATCTCTCAATCCACTCGTGCGGAGATAGAGCAGACGGTCTGTTCCCGACTGGTCGAGTCGGATACCTTCGAGTTCGCGTGGGTCGGCGACGTCGACCCGGCGTCACAGACGCTGAACGTCCGCGCCGAGTCGGGCGTCGAGGGATACCTCGACGAGGTCACTGTCTCGACGGACCCGGACGAGCCGACCGGTCGGGGTCCGGCGGGAACGGCCCTCCGGACTGGTGAGATGCAGGTCACGCAAGACGTACTCAACGACCCCGACTTCGAGCCATGGGCCGACGCGGCCGACCGCTTCGGCTACCGCTCGGTGGCGGCCATCCCGCTGACGAACGACGGCTCTATGTACGGGATGCTGGGGCTCTACGCGAGCAGACCGAACACGTTCGACGACACGGTTCGAACGGTCGTCGGGCAACTCGGCGAAATCGTCGGCCACGCCATCGCCGCGACCGAACGGAAGCGGGCGCTGACCAGCGACGAAGTCGTCGAACTCACGTTCCAAATCCGAGACGTGTTCGACGCGGTCGACGTCGACGCCTCCCCGACCGGAACGATACGCATCGAACACGCGATACCGACCGGAGGCGACGAGTTTCTCGTCTTCGGACAGGCCGACGCCGAGGCCGTGGAGACGCTCGAAGCCCTCGTGGCGGGACTGTCACACTGGACCGACCTCACCATTCGAGCGGAGGCCGAGGGGGTGGTGCGCTACGAACTCACGCTGGTGGAGCCCCCAGTCCTGTCGAACGTCGCGTCACGGGGCGGGTACGTCGACGCCGCCCGCATCGAAGCAGGGGACTACCAGATGGTGATTCACTTACCGCCGGGCGCGAACGTCCGGGAGGTCACCGACGTCGTCCAGGCGGCGTATCCGGCGGCGGACCTCCTGAAGAGCCAGCAGGTGACGCGGGAGGAGGACACCGCCCAACGGGTTCAGAGCGCGCTGACGGACGACCTCACGGACCGACAGCGGACGACGCTCGAAGCGGCGTTCCACTCGGGGTTCTTCGAGTGGCCCCGAGACGCCTCCGGGGAGGATGTCGCCGACTCCCTCGGCGTCAGCGCCCCGACCTTCCACCAACACCTCCGGAAGGCTCAGCGAAAGGTTCTGGCCGCACTTCTGCGGTCGTCGCTGACCGAGTGA
- a CDS encoding COG1361 S-layer family protein — MNRSLALALAALLLCSPVAAGSDGFVSHAREQRWDTSASLTSGGTPGFELEDVDTDLQVGEDGTLSLDIENYNLGNLTDATVVLRSTNPEISVGTRNGSRFVGDWENNDTETVEFAVSASEAAREQEYPLTAVVRYTDPNGNATQSAPITFGIEPDRRQRFKLTDVDGSLRAGADGEIDVTVKNKGPRDVEDAVLLVRETADGVTPLKSEVALGEFEDGEKETVELPFRVDRSVPASKRQFEFAVGYTTEDGVRREGGPLFGKVKIRDREDIVSVEDVDVDARIGERGTVRVTLENEGDDDLRDARVTFSSLDSAVRFGEARNTSRFVDEWEGGDEETFELPTRFSADASTDEYPIAVRVRYLDEDGNPQVADDVQFGVEPDDAQEFDLDDVEGDLRVGADGTVEGTVTNDGPDDVSDAVLVVQSTPEGVTALQQRIPLREFDDGEGEDFSLPVRVADDAEPTERQFEFAVQYTNDDGERLTSDPLFATVEIREEAEVFVVEDVTTDSQVGDRGTVTVTLRNDGDEDLTDAGVSFSSRDPSFRLGGSLNTTRYVAEWDAGEEVTFELPTRFSADAVTDEYPVFVRVDYTDADGDERVADDVRFGVTPVEEQQFDIDNPEGQLQVGRDGTVEGDIENTGPQDTSSAVLRVITPNDDVVALESEYVLGDFDEGDRRSFEFPVRVLDSARPGAKQFEFVVEYRNDEGDVIESRRLAAEYEVFAEAGQFRVTDLDSDVQVGEDGTAALTLRYTGDEELTNAVVQLQSVGGELTVGAVDRPNGSRAVGEWDPGERRTVTFRVSAPENAAPQAYPFDVRVAYEDEDGDAQQSEPIALAIVPAPEQEFSLGNVAGDLEVGAERDLTGRVVNDGPRPVGDVVVELTSTSDSLSPQEREYAIGDLGRNDSARFRLPVVVPTDAEAIPRQVQFVVRYSNADGDRRESRVLPATLPVAAERDTFRVVDVAQSVQAGDDGNVTVTLENAGEERVGRTLVSLRSQSGELRVGEGVNATRFVASLRPGERRTVTFRVSAPEDAGGQRYPLRLRVGYEDASGDSQPSETQTIGVVAAGDQSFAVENVSGTLRVGAEGTVRATIRNRGPNPVTEAFASLAVGSENLVVQENESRLGRLEPGERAGVSFPVEVLDETEPGDRRVSFVVQYQNVEDESRRSDPLPRGVAVAERRPVFVVRPGNTTVDAGGSEVITLEVTNNGDAVLSNVDAKVFVNDPLNADDDQAFVSRLRPGQTVELAFSVSASGGATTKDYPLSVDFQYEEPDGETKLSETYRVPVAVQEPSGDGLPILLLLVGLLVLAAVVAAVVLYRRRRRRAGETTDAPPSETDSSGG, encoded by the coding sequence ATGAATCGGTCGCTCGCGCTCGCGTTGGCGGCCCTCCTGCTCTGCTCTCCGGTTGCGGCCGGGAGCGACGGGTTCGTTTCGCACGCGCGCGAGCAGCGGTGGGACACTTCGGCGTCCCTCACGTCCGGCGGGACGCCGGGGTTCGAACTGGAAGACGTCGACACGGACCTGCAGGTCGGCGAGGACGGCACCCTCTCGCTGGACATCGAGAATTACAATCTGGGCAACCTCACGGACGCGACGGTGGTCCTCCGGTCGACGAACCCCGAAATCAGCGTCGGGACGCGGAACGGGAGTCGGTTCGTCGGCGACTGGGAGAACAACGACACGGAGACCGTCGAGTTCGCCGTCTCGGCGAGCGAGGCCGCCCGCGAACAGGAGTACCCACTCACAGCGGTCGTGCGGTACACCGACCCGAACGGGAACGCCACGCAGTCGGCCCCGATTACGTTCGGTATCGAACCGGACCGGCGACAGCGGTTCAAACTGACGGACGTCGACGGGTCGCTTCGAGCGGGGGCGGACGGCGAGATAGACGTCACGGTGAAGAACAAGGGGCCGCGTGACGTCGAGGACGCGGTCCTGTTGGTCCGCGAGACGGCCGACGGCGTGACGCCGCTGAAGTCCGAGGTGGCGCTCGGGGAGTTCGAGGACGGGGAGAAAGAGACCGTCGAACTCCCGTTCCGGGTCGACCGGTCGGTTCCGGCGAGTAAACGCCAGTTCGAGTTCGCGGTCGGCTACACCACCGAGGACGGCGTCCGCCGGGAGGGCGGGCCGCTGTTCGGGAAGGTGAAGATACGGGACCGGGAAGACATCGTGAGCGTCGAAGACGTCGACGTCGACGCGCGAATCGGTGAGCGGGGAACGGTCCGCGTCACGCTCGAAAACGAGGGGGACGATGACTTGCGGGACGCGCGGGTGACGTTCTCGTCGCTCGATTCGGCCGTTCGCTTCGGCGAGGCGCGGAACACCTCGCGGTTCGTCGACGAGTGGGAGGGGGGCGACGAGGAGACGTTCGAGTTACCGACGCGGTTCTCGGCGGATGCGTCGACCGACGAGTACCCCATCGCCGTCCGGGTCCGGTATCTCGACGAGGACGGGAATCCGCAGGTCGCGGACGACGTACAGTTCGGGGTCGAACCCGACGACGCACAGGAGTTCGACCTCGACGACGTGGAGGGTGACTTACGGGTCGGGGCGGACGGAACCGTCGAGGGGACGGTGACCAACGACGGGCCGGACGACGTCTCCGACGCCGTGTTGGTCGTCCAGTCGACGCCGGAGGGCGTGACGGCGCTCCAGCAACGGATTCCGTTGCGCGAGTTCGACGACGGCGAGGGCGAGGACTTCTCGCTCCCGGTTCGGGTGGCCGACGACGCCGAACCGACCGAGCGCCAGTTCGAGTTCGCGGTGCAGTACACGAACGACGACGGGGAGCGACTGACCAGCGACCCGCTGTTCGCGACGGTCGAGATTCGCGAGGAAGCGGAGGTGTTCGTGGTCGAAGACGTGACGACCGACTCGCAGGTCGGTGACCGCGGGACCGTCACCGTGACGCTGCGAAACGACGGGGACGAGGACCTGACCGACGCCGGAGTGAGTTTCTCCTCGCGCGACCCGAGTTTCAGACTCGGCGGGTCGCTCAACACCACGCGGTACGTCGCGGAGTGGGACGCGGGCGAAGAAGTGACCTTCGAGCTACCGACGCGGTTCTCGGCCGACGCGGTGACCGACGAGTACCCCGTGTTCGTCCGCGTCGACTACACGGACGCGGACGGCGACGAACGGGTCGCCGACGACGTGCGGTTCGGGGTGACGCCCGTCGAGGAACAGCAGTTCGACATCGACAACCCCGAGGGGCAACTCCAGGTCGGGCGGGACGGGACTGTCGAAGGCGACATCGAGAACACCGGCCCGCAGGACACCTCCTCGGCGGTGCTACGGGTCATCACCCCGAACGACGACGTCGTCGCCCTCGAATCGGAGTACGTCCTCGGGGACTTCGACGAGGGCGACCGGCGGTCGTTCGAGTTCCCGGTTCGGGTCCTCGACAGCGCCCGGCCCGGCGCGAAGCAGTTCGAGTTCGTCGTCGAGTACCGCAACGACGAGGGCGACGTTATCGAGAGCAGGCGACTGGCCGCGGAGTACGAGGTGTTCGCCGAAGCGGGGCAGTTCCGCGTCACCGACCTCGACAGCGACGTGCAGGTCGGCGAAGACGGCACCGCCGCGCTCACCCTGCGGTACACCGGGGACGAGGAACTCACGAACGCCGTCGTCCAGTTGCAGTCGGTCGGCGGCGAGTTGACCGTCGGCGCGGTCGACCGTCCGAACGGGAGCCGTGCGGTCGGCGAGTGGGACCCCGGCGAGCGCCGGACCGTCACGTTCCGGGTGTCGGCCCCGGAGAACGCGGCCCCGCAGGCGTATCCGTTCGACGTGCGCGTCGCCTACGAGGACGAGGACGGCGACGCACAGCAGTCCGAGCCAATCGCGCTCGCAATCGTGCCCGCGCCCGAACAGGAGTTCTCGCTCGGGAACGTCGCCGGTGACCTCGAAGTCGGGGCCGAACGCGACCTGACGGGCCGGGTCGTCAACGACGGGCCGCGACCCGTCGGGGACGTGGTCGTCGAACTCACGTCGACGAGCGACTCGCTCTCGCCGCAGGAGCGCGAGTACGCCATCGGCGACCTCGGGCGGAACGACTCCGCGCGGTTCCGGCTTCCAGTCGTGGTTCCCACCGACGCCGAGGCGATTCCGCGACAGGTCCAGTTCGTCGTCCGGTACAGCAACGCGGACGGGGACCGCCGCGAGAGTCGGGTCCTCCCGGCGACGCTTCCGGTGGCGGCCGAGCGCGACACGTTCCGCGTCGTCGACGTGGCGCAGTCGGTGCAGGCGGGCGACGACGGGAACGTCACGGTCACGCTGGAGAACGCGGGCGAGGAGCGAGTCGGGCGGACGCTCGTCTCCCTGCGCTCACAGAGCGGCGAACTGCGGGTCGGCGAGGGCGTCAACGCCACGCGATTCGTCGCGTCGCTTCGTCCCGGTGAGCGCCGGACCGTCACGTTCCGGGTGTCGGCCCCCGAGGACGCGGGCGGCCAGCGGTATCCGCTCCGACTCCGGGTGGGCTACGAGGACGCCAGCGGCGACAGCCAACCATCCGAGACACAGACCATCGGCGTGGTGGCGGCTGGCGACCAGTCGTTCGCCGTCGAGAACGTCTCGGGGACGCTCCGGGTCGGCGCGGAGGGAACGGTTCGGGCGACGATTCGGAATCGGGGGCCGAATCCCGTCACCGAAGCGTTCGCCAGTCTGGCGGTCGGCAGTGAGAACCTCGTCGTCCAGGAAAACGAGTCGCGCCTCGGCCGTCTCGAACCCGGCGAGCGCGCGGGCGTCTCGTTCCCCGTCGAGGTACTGGACGAGACGGAACCCGGCGACAGGCGCGTCTCCTTCGTCGTTCAGTACCAGAACGTCGAGGACGAGTCCCGACGGAGCGACCCGCTTCCGCGCGGCGTCGCCGTCGCCGAGCGACGCCCGGTGTTCGTGGTCCGTCCCGGCAACACCACCGTCGACGCCGGCGGGAGCGAGGTCATCACGCTGGAAGTCACCAACAACGGCGACGCGGTGCTCTCGAACGTCGACGCCAAGGTGTTCGTCAACGACCCGCTGAACGCGGACGACGACCAGGCGTTCGTCTCGCGCCTCCGGCCCGGGCAGACGGTCGAGTTGGCGTTTTCGGTGAGTGCGTCGGGCGGTGCGACGACGAAAGACTACCCGCTGTCGGTCGACTTCCAGTACGAGGAACCGGACGGCGAGACGAAACTCTCCGAGACGTACCGCGTTCCGGTCGCGGTACAGGAACCGAGCGGTGACGGCCTGCCGATACTGCTCCTCCTCGTCGGCCTCCTCGTCCTCGCCGCCGTCGTGGCGGCGGTGGTGCTCTACCGTCGCCGTCGCCGGCGGGCGGGGGAAACGACGGACGCGCCCCCGTCAGAAACCGACTCCTCGGGAGGGTGA
- a CDS encoding efflux RND transporter permease subunit, producing MAGTDLLGRVNDVVVGRPTTVVAAFLVVTLLFVPGLASVSTEAGTEQFTQDSPAQTAFERVNEDFGPTFEPDSGSTQLIQRGRNVLSKPELLRMLRALSRLDEREDIRVASTSSAASTVARTLDPSATTLDAQRRAIEGASPGEIDRAVDEAADSPGFRSQLSEDFNRESATASATIAVVQHRIPGGVDAAAGMGGTSPLTAIQLRTERVVDTVGGDIVVFGSGLVSQEFSTIIFDSLFIVVPAAVALIVLFLVYAYRNPVDLVLGLFSLVMTLVWTLGFLGLAGIPFTQLLIAVPPLLLAVGIDFGLHAINRYREERAGGYDIRESMAVANRQLLVAFFIVTGTTVIGFSANAVSDLGPIRDFGIIAAVGIVFTFLIFGIFLPAAKVAIDELFDSLGIPMPFQRPLGREETLLGRVLPVGVEIARRAPTVFVALVLLGSIGAGYYGTGVDTAFSQDDFLPPEDNPAYLEELPEPFRPGEYTVTERTNFLEENFESAQDDTVVVYVQAPLRQDDALESIQRVSRNPPETFVASNRRAEFQSIIGVIRAYANQSRSFARLVERSDVDADGVPDDNLEAIYDRLLASPLRDQALSFITEDLRSARVVYTTEGGADQGEITVDARTVADRYRFEATATGSVVVFQDVADTILASAVQSLLVALAATAVFLVVIYRVLVGRASLGIANLVPILVTITLLAGTMRLFGLPFNALTATILSISLGLGIDYSAHFVHRFADEYDERIPGEDLDGEMPMDAVVPALTATVTGTGGALTGSMLTTVSGIGVLVLAITPILGQFGILTALSILYSYLTSMVVTPSVLVVWARLAG from the coding sequence GTGGCCGGAACGGACCTCCTCGGGCGGGTCAACGACGTGGTCGTCGGTCGACCGACCACCGTCGTCGCCGCGTTCCTCGTCGTGACCCTCCTGTTCGTCCCGGGGTTGGCGAGCGTCTCGACGGAGGCCGGAACCGAACAGTTCACGCAGGACAGCCCCGCACAGACCGCCTTCGAGCGGGTCAACGAGGACTTCGGGCCGACGTTCGAACCCGACAGCGGGAGCACGCAGTTGATTCAACGCGGGCGAAACGTCCTCTCGAAACCCGAGCTATTGCGGATGCTCCGGGCGCTCTCGCGACTCGACGAACGCGAGGACATCCGCGTCGCGTCGACGAGCAGTGCGGCCAGTACCGTCGCCCGGACTCTCGACCCGTCGGCGACGACGCTCGACGCCCAGCGGCGAGCTATCGAGGGCGCCTCGCCGGGCGAGATAGACCGCGCGGTCGACGAGGCTGCCGACAGTCCGGGGTTCCGAAGCCAACTGAGCGAGGACTTCAACCGCGAGTCGGCCACCGCCTCGGCGACCATCGCCGTCGTCCAACACCGCATTCCGGGCGGCGTCGACGCGGCCGCCGGGATGGGCGGAACGAGTCCGCTGACGGCCATCCAACTCCGCACCGAACGCGTCGTCGACACCGTCGGCGGCGACATCGTCGTGTTCGGGTCGGGCCTCGTCTCGCAGGAGTTCTCGACCATCATCTTCGACTCGCTGTTCATCGTCGTTCCCGCCGCCGTCGCGCTCATCGTCCTCTTTCTGGTGTACGCCTACCGCAACCCCGTCGACCTCGTTCTGGGCCTGTTCTCGCTGGTCATGACGCTCGTCTGGACGCTGGGGTTTCTCGGCCTCGCGGGCATCCCGTTCACGCAACTGCTCATCGCGGTGCCGCCGCTCTTGCTGGCCGTCGGCATCGACTTCGGCCTCCACGCTATCAACCGCTACCGCGAGGAACGGGCGGGCGGGTACGACATCCGGGAGTCGATGGCCGTGGCGAACCGCCAGTTGCTCGTCGCGTTCTTCATCGTCACCGGGACGACGGTCATCGGCTTCAGCGCCAACGCGGTCAGCGACCTCGGGCCGATTCGTGACTTCGGCATCATCGCCGCCGTCGGCATCGTCTTCACGTTCCTCATCTTCGGCATCTTCCTCCCGGCGGCGAAAGTCGCCATCGACGAACTGTTCGACTCGCTCGGCATCCCGATGCCGTTCCAGCGTCCCCTCGGTCGGGAGGAGACGCTCCTCGGTCGAGTCCTTCCCGTCGGCGTCGAAATCGCACGGCGAGCGCCCACCGTCTTCGTCGCCCTCGTCTTGCTCGGGTCGATCGGCGCGGGCTACTACGGCACCGGTGTCGACACGGCCTTCTCGCAGGACGACTTCCTCCCGCCGGAGGACAACCCCGCGTACCTCGAAGAACTCCCCGAACCGTTCCGACCGGGCGAGTACACCGTCACGGAGCGGACGAACTTCTTAGAGGAGAACTTCGAATCCGCACAGGACGACACCGTCGTCGTCTACGTCCAAGCCCCACTTCGGCAGGACGACGCTCTGGAGTCGATTCAGCGGGTGAGTCGAAACCCACCGGAGACGTTCGTCGCGTCGAACCGCCGCGCGGAGTTCCAGAGCATCATCGGGGTGATTCGCGCGTACGCGAACCAGTCGCGGTCGTTCGCCCGTCTCGTCGAACGGAGCGACGTGGACGCCGACGGGGTTCCCGACGACAACCTCGAAGCCATCTACGACCGCCTCCTCGCCTCGCCGCTCCGCGACCAAGCCCTGTCGTTCATCACCGAAGACCTCCGGAGTGCGCGGGTCGTTTACACGACGGAAGGCGGCGCCGACCAGGGCGAGATAACGGTCGACGCGCGGACCGTCGCCGACCGGTATCGTTTCGAAGCCACCGCGACCGGGTCCGTCGTCGTCTTTCAGGACGTGGCCGACACCATCCTCGCCTCCGCGGTCCAGAGCCTCCTCGTCGCGCTGGCCGCGACGGCCGTCTTCCTCGTGGTCATCTACCGCGTCCTCGTCGGGCGCGCCTCGCTCGGCATCGCCAATCTGGTCCCGATTCTCGTGACCATCACGCTCCTCGCTGGGACGATGCGACTGTTCGGACTGCCGTTCAACGCGCTCACCGCGACCATCCTCTCAATCTCGCTCGGTCTCGGCATCGACTACTCGGCGCACTTCGTCCACCGCTTCGCCGACGAGTACGACGAGCGGATTCCCGGCGAGGACCTCGACGGCGAGATGCCCATGGACGCCGTGGTTCCGGCGCTGACCGCCACCGTCACCGGAACCGGCGGCGCGCTCACGGGCAGTATGCTCACGACGGTCAGCGGTATCGGCGTCCTCGTGCTCGCGATTACGCCAATCCTCGGCCAGTTCGGGATACTGACGGCACTGTCGATTCTGTACTCCTACCTCACTTCGATGGTCGTCACGCCGAGCGTCCTCGTGGTGTGGGCGCGCCTCGCCGGGTGA